From a region of the Dictyostelium discoideum AX4 chromosome 2 chromosome, whole genome shotgun sequence genome:
- the gefL gene encoding Ras guanine nucleotide exchange factor: MKSMSSGGINKLFEGSLSKDGKTSRIEHQKIKQSGCPLLIKLMKDNGHITNVIIKSCRLKVLPGEISSLGGHLKKLHIEDNKIQEIPNLEQLEQLEELILPNNDIAKFQVSISKLTTLRLLDLSGNQLGTIPVRLFSLVSMRELYLDENQFSNFPSHLCELQKLTTLGFSNNLLKSIPTQIGQMIGLKKLILSGNQMESIPMEISNLKSLTHLDCSSNILSSIPNELGNKLSQLSFLFLQHNKLRSIPDEIGQCQSLVSLRLNNNSITLLPQSIGELENLQELYLQENRLNTLPSELGNCCSLKKLYLEFNKLIALPDRFKRLHCLNVLSLHDNLLDDLPNFLSLEFSQHLIRFTIHNNPFLRENGIDVIDSLQFLNSHLLSIQNFINNHDQQNDNSNNNNNNNNTTTTTTTTTTTTTTSTTNNNNTLFTDSYLSSASSSSFLNKSPSGLSLVGSFNGTIKKSISNSSNMNGSGSNGVGHGSGLTPKLNFKSLITSRDFSSDSDSDTDSTSSFSTYSSSTINTKRASISPRTSLTLSNSASNDSVSAVANGNGNNNNNNNNNNNNNNNSNNNNSGLVNSISSFSLSSGQINYYNISRARRGTHGNDQPHQTISPSTSTEKLQQTVSTPRQQSFFISVLNRRKSSLNNSQNGNNSNNNSNNNNNNSNNNISSLSSSNFANSLYNPLMSSSPTSSPSSSYSNLHSSFNGTSTPPFSSPSQSSPLSNSINGIHCNYSNNNNNNNNSNNNNNNNNNNNINNNNNNSNNNNNINTNGNNNSFNGIIMGSPIYKSFQSLYETLLDDLDYSKKRREELLNLSVEEKWIFLQRIKPDCTNSLVSNGVYQLQHQISSNDLKTLISSPPKLNSSQQLLSSSSSSSSLSSSSTSATHSLQNKSLPSISVCPKSPRTHMKVLSASSLFTLEDITKLRQQLVSKPVSWVINFAESTGIVSILSMITTYSQNLINNVNKDQPQSQPQPQPQPQPRPQPQQPQPQQPQPQQLLPLLSQLQPQQQQQQQQQTQQPQPQLQAQTKSDDHFIINECLGCIKLLVELEMQSLLLNDTAEIIFPLILSSQVSTKRMTFEVLELICKIFSLGSTIVLESIKNYSKKINEPLTKVFSHITSPLDSEYPADLKVSCMSLINHLIGSNHLSLEARIETRSKFLSNDILLIIKNLRIDGEGIETSSWKQLELEMKQFESMMVQDDNQTSNAEANELVSNELSQSIDNNNNNNNNNNNNSSTNLVNNNNNNNINSNCNSIINGGNSSDSLINNSVGTGVGSIMGVGSFMGVNEIEYDSPRKEFDELKSSNNNNSNSNSVNNFINNITEPIMPLTPTEGKLVVIVSMQQTRQQAQLQQQLQQQLEEEDDDEVPLSSSVATTASTTANTTLIEPNHLPIQTREVIVSVQRKSQAGDVIRSLLASNSNLKELGEWGLFVNDSNSNNNNNNNNNNNNKLSTNVIGRFLKDDEYIFDQMTTSSTSGSLSSDDGATPRLMTRSIPRFKEYRLKMIPWKVRVSLEKVKEMGLVLNANNTANGQFNESKFIAEAPMDPTMTCTGLVYHLIKKYLPNVNDRYCLEADDFGLYLDTNAGGLMWGGGTGGGYWLEPLEKLHDYEIFKDPKSTVALKLRPKGVKLKFADGTYEIFRLDLMSPTEKIFQEISEKVIDSNNNINLSYYGIFVDRQQGGANGNGISDSPILVSQSSSTSLIEESKKQRKPEWLEKGLPLYHYKINSRCCLRFALRPSNITLLIDISLFKSFQQQQQQQQQQQQQSTSSSSSSSSSSSVSSNNNSTNNSNNLIGSLNNSINTISELDESIDDNGLSSSSSDKEDQISTPSTSNLLSKFQQVDESISNLKFQLPQPIQSKQIIVQLPLHLPLGEALETDENWIETGIEREKCSFHFDSFDGILMNQTQPLNTQNFTEKNRICVLMADELEINSEQTNHNKTNIWDEPFDSSTIICDPDNPGQIRAATLNKLLEQATNNIEKDRELMNILLMTYMSFATSDILLDKLVERYNVPEHEKEQKSVVQLHTIVFLKNWLEQQAPQAASGGGLEEKFLVRLSEFVDKQISLDGYTKIVPQLKKWIDSALKEKRAYAMPEAARPNQLTTKLPSLTSSLLDDELFVAQQLTLREYETFKRIQAVEFLGQAWGKPKLQYKAPNLLKMIERFNKISTGVSTAILSQPKIKTRVKLICRFIKIAQHCRDLNNYHLLTAFMAGIRNSNVVRLRLSWAKVPKKHLHILEDLEKIMSMEGSFKEFRTKMAETIPPCIPYLGVYLKDLTFIEEGNPDSINSLINWGKKKLIYNIISIIQRCQQVSYDFGNQNQSQVAQKSDLVLNYFDSLPIALDELLYKISLNLEPRSNFNN, from the coding sequence ATGAAGTCTATGAGTAGTGGaggtattaataaattatttgaagggTCACTTAGTAAAGATGGTAAAACTAGTAGAATAGAGCATCAAAAGATCAAACAATCAGGATGtccattattaataaaattgatgaaagACAATGGACATATAACCAAtgttataataaaatcatgTAGATTAAAGGTATTACCAGGAGAGATATCGTCGCTTGGGGGacatttaaagaaattacatATAGAGGATAATAAAATCCAAGAGATACCAAATTTAGAACAATTGGAACAATTGGAGGAGTTGATATTaccaaataatgatattgcTAAATTTCAAGTTTCAATTAGTAAATTGACCACGTTGAGGTTATTAGATTTATCAGGTAACCAATTGGGAACTATACCGGTACGTTTATTTAGTTTAGTTTCAATGAGAGAGTTATATTTGGACGAGAATCAATTCAGTAATTTCCCATCACACCTTTGTGAACTCCAAAAACTAACGACATTAGGTTTCtcaaataatcttttaaaatcaataccCACACAAATTGGTCAAATGATTGGCTtgaagaaattgattttatcaGGAAACCAAATGGAATCAATACCAATGgaaatatcaaatttaaaatcgtTAACACATTTAGATTGTTCTTCAAATATTCTATCGAGTATACCAAATGAGTTGGGTAATAAACTATCGCAATTGTCATTCCTTTTTTTACAACATAATAAACTTAGATCAATACCCGACGAGATTGGACAATGCCAATCACTCGTTTCATtaagattaaataataattcaatcacTTTGCTACCTCAAAGTATTGGTGAACTCGAAAATTTACAAGAGTTGTATCTTCAAGAGAATCGTTTAAATACTTTACCCTCGGAACTTGGTAATTGCTGTTCCctaaagaaattatatttggaattcaataaattaatagCTCTTCCAGATAGATTCAAAAGATTACATtgtttaaatgttttaagtTTACATGATAATCTATTAGATGATTTACCAAACTTCTTATCATTGGAATTCTCTCAACATTTAATTCGTTTTACAATTCATAATAATCCATTTCTAAGAGAAAATGGTATTGAtgtaattgattcattacaatttttaaattctcatttattatcaattcaaaattttataaataatcatGATCAacaaaatgataattcaaacaacaacaacaataataataatacaactaccactacaacaacaactacaactactactactacttcaacaacaaataataataatacattattTACGGACTCTTATTTAAGTTCAGCATCATCTTCAtcgtttttaaataaatcaccaTCTGGTTTATCTTTAGTTGGTTCATTTAATggtacaataaaaaaatcaattagtaatagtagtaatatgAATGGTAGTGGTTCCAATGGAGTTGGTCATGGTAGTGGATTAacaccaaaattaaattttaaatcattaataacGTCAAGAGATTTTTCATCAGATTCAGATTCAGATACAGATTCAACATCAAGTTTTTCAACTTACTCATCCTCAACAATAAATACAAAAAGAGCTTCAATCTCACCAAGAACAAGTTTAACTTTATCAAATAGTGCTTCCAATGATAGTGTATCAGCAGTTGCAAATGGTAAtggaaacaacaacaataacaataacaataacaataacaataacaataatagtaataacaataattcaGGTTTAGTAAATAGTATTAGTTCATTTAGTTTAAGTAGTGgccaaattaattattataatatatcaAGAGCGCGTAGAGGTACGCATGGTAATGATCAACCACATCAAACAATCTCACCTTCAACATCAACCGAAAAATTACAACAAACTGTATCAACACCAAGAcaacaatcattttttatttcagtTTTAAATAGAAGGAAatcttcattaaataatagtcaAAATggtaacaatagtaataataatagtaataataataataataatagtaacaataatatatcGTCATTATCCTCAAGTAATTTTGCAAATAGTTTATATAATCCATTAATGTCATCTTCACCAACTTCATCACCATCTTCATCCTATAGTAATTTACATTCTTCTTTTAATGGTACTTCAACTCCACCATTTTCTTCACCATCACAATCTTCACCTTTATCAAATAGTATAAATGGTATTCACTGtaattatagtaataataataataataataataatagtaataataataataataataataataacaataatattaataacaataataataatagtaataataataataatattaatacaaatggtaataataatagttttaatggTATAATAATGGGATCaccaatttataaatcatttCAATCTTTATATGAAACTTTATTGGATGATTTAGATTATTCAAAAAAGAGAAGagaagaattattaaatttatcagtTGAAGAGAAATGGATATTTTTACAAAGAATTAAACCAGATTGTACGAATTCGTTAGTTAGTAATGGTGTTTATCAATTACAACATCAAATttcatcaaatgatttaaaaactttaatttcatcaccaccaaaattaaatagttcacaacaattattatcatcatcctcttcatcatcttcattatcatcatcatcaacttctGCAACACATTCtttacaaaataaatcattaccaTCGATTTCAGTTTGTCCAAAATCACCAAGAACTCATATGAAAGTTTTATCAGCAAGTTCATTATTCACCTTGGAAGATATAACAAAACTTAGACAACAATTAGTTAGTAAACCAGTTTCATGGGTAATTAATTTTGCTGAATCAACTGGTATAGTTTCAATACTTTCAATGATTACAACTTATtctcaaaatttaataaataatgtaaataaagatcaaccacaatcacaaccacaaccacaaccacaaccacaacctcgacctcaaccacaacaaccacaaccacaacaacctcaacctcaacaattactaccattattatcacaactacaaccacaacaacaacaacaacaacaacaacaaacacaacaaccacaaccacaactacaAGCACAAACAAAATCAGATGatcattttataattaatgaatGTTTAGGttgtataaaattattagttgAATTAGAAATGCAATcacttttattaaatgatacaGCAGAGATTATATttccattaattttatcaagtCAAGTTTCAACAAAGAGAATGACATTTGAAGTATTGGaattaatttgtaaaatattttcattaggTTCAACTATTGTATtggaatcaattaaaaattattctaAAAAGATTAATGAACCATTAACTAAAGTCTTCTCTCATATAACTAGTCCTTTAGATAGTGAATATCCTGCAGATCTTAAAGTTAGTTGTATGtctttaattaatcatttaataGGTTCAAATCATTTATCATTAGAGGCAAGAATTGAAACTAGATCAAAATTCTTatcaaatgatattttacttataattaaaaacttaAGAATTGATGGTGAAGGTATTGAAACTTCATCTTGGAAACAATTAGAATTAGAAATGAAACAATTTGAATCAATGATGGTACAAGATGATAATCAAACTTCAAATGCAGAAGCGAATGAATTGgtttcaaatgaattatcacaaagtattgataataataataataataataataataataataataatagttccACAAatcttgtaaataataataataataataacattaatagtaattgtaatagtattattaatgGTGGAAATAGTAgtgattcattaattaataatagtgttGGTACTGGTGTTGGTTCAATAATGGGAGTTGGTAGTTTTATGGGAGTTAATGAGATTGAATATGATAGTCCAAGAAAAGAGtttgatgaattaaaatcatcaaacaataataatagtaatagtaatagtgtaaataattttataaataatattactgAACCAATTATGCCATTAACACCAACTGAAGGTAAAttggttgtaattgtttCAATGCAACAAACTAGACAACAAgcacaattacaacaacaattacaacaacaattggaagaagaagatgatgatgaagtaccattatcatcatctgtTGCAACTACTGCTTCAACTACTGCCAATACAACACTAATTGAACCAAATCATTTACCAATTCAAACTCGTGAAGTAATTGTATCAGTTCAAAGAAAATCTCAAGCTGGTGATGTAATTAGATCATTATTagcatcaaattcaaatttaaaagaattaggTGAATGGGGTCTATTTGTAaatgatagtaatagtaataacaataataataataataataataataataataaattatcaaccaATGTTATTGGTAGATTTTTAAAGGATGATGAATATATTTTTGATCAAATGACAACTTCATCAACAAGTggatcattatcatcagatGATGGAGCAACACCACGTCTAATGACAAGATCAATACCAAGATTTAAAGAGTATAGATTGAAAATGATACCTTGGAAAGTTAGAGTTTCATTAGAGAAAGTTAAAGAGATGGGATTAGTTTTAAATGCAAACAATACTGCCAATGGTCAATTTAATGAGAGTAAATTCATAGCCGAAGCACCAATGGATCCAACTATGACATGTACAGGTTTAgtttatcatttgataaagaaatatttacCAAACGTTAACGATAGATATTGTTTGGAAGCAGATGATTTCGGTCTATATTTGGATACTAATGCAGGTGGTTTAATGTGGGGAGGTGGCACAGGTGGTGGCTATTGGTTAGAACCATTGGAGAAATTACACGAttatgaaatatttaaagatcCAAAATCAACAGTTGCCTTAAAGTTACGTCCAAAAGgtgtgaaattaaaatttgcaGATGGTACTTATGAAATATTTAGATTGGATTTAATGTCACCAACAGAGAAAATCTTTCAAGAAATATCTGAAAAAGttattgattcaaataataatattaatttatcttATTATGGTATATTTGTTGACCGTCAACAAGGTGGCgctaatggtaatggtatttCAGATTCACCAATACTAGTTTCACAAAGTTCTTCAACATCTCTAATTGAAGAATCTAAAAAACAACGTAAACCAGAATGGTTAGAAAAAGGTTTACCATTATatcattataaaattaatagtcGTTGTTGTTTAAGATTTGCACTTAGACCTTCAAATATTACTTTGTTAATtgatatttctttatttaaatcatttcaacaacaacaacaacaacaacaacaacaacaacaacaatccacttcttcatcatcatcatcatcatcatcatcatcggtatcatccaataataattctacaaataattcaaacaatttaattggatcattaaataattcaattaatacaaTTAGTGAATTGgatgaatcaattgatgataatggaTTATCATCAAGTAGTAGTGATAAAGAAGATCAAAtatcaacaccatcaaccTCTAATTTATTAAGTAAATTCCAACAAGTTGATGAAAGTATttcaaatttgaaatttcaattaccACAACCAATCCAATCGAAACAAATCATCGTTCAATTACCTTTACATTTACCATTGGGTGAAGCATTAGAAACTGATGAAAATTGGATTGAAACTGGTATTGAACGTGAAAAATGTTCATTCCATTTCGATTCATTCGATGGtattttaatgaatcaaACTCAACCTTTAAATACTCAAAATTTCACAGAAAAGAATAGGATTTGTGTATTGATGGCAGATGAATTGGAAATTAATTCCGAACAAACCAATCATAATAAAACCAATATTTGGGATGAACCATTCGATTCTTCAACCATTATTTGTGATCCTGATAATCCTGGTCAAATTAGAGCTGCAACACTCAATAAACTATTGGAACAAGCTACAAATAACATTGAAAAGGATCGTGAATTAATGAATATACTCTTGATGACCTATATGTCATTCGCTACCTCTGATATTCTATTGGATAAACTAGTAGAACGTTATAATGTTCCAGAGCATGAAAAGGAACAAAAGTCAGTGGTTCAATTACATACAATCGTTTTCTTAAAGAATTGGTTAGAACAACAAGCACCACAAGCAGCTTCAGGTGGTGGTTTAGAAGAAAAGTTTTTAGTACGTCTCTCTGAATTTGTCGATAAACAAATCTCTTTAGATGGTTACACTAAAATTGTACCACAATTAAAGAAATGGATTGATAGTGCATTAAAAGAGAAAAGAGCCTACGCAATGCCAGAGGCTGCACGTCCAAATCAATTAACCACTAAATTACCATCTCTAACTTCATCACTATTGGATGATGAACTATTTGTCGCTCAACAACTTACCTTGAGAGAATATGAAACCTTTAAAAGAATTCAAGCAGTCGAATTCTTGGGTCAAGCATGGGGTAAACCAAAACTTCAATATAAAGCACCAaatcttttgaaaatgattgaaCGTTTCAATAAGATTTCAACCGGTGTATCAACTGCAATCCTTAGTCAACCAAAGATTAAAACTCgtgtaaaattaatttgtagATTCATAAAGATCGCTCAACATTGTAGAGATctaaataattatcatttattaaccGCCTTTATGGCTGGTATTAGAAATTCGAATGTGGTTCGTCTACGTTTATCTTGGGCAAAGGTACCAAAGAAACATCTTCACATCCTTGAAGATCTCGAGAAAATCATGTCAATGGAAGGATCTTTCAAAGAGTTTAGAACTAAAATGGCTGAAACTATTCCACCTTGTATTCCTTATCTCGGTGTCTATTTGAAGGATTTAACCTTTATAGAGGAAGGTAATCCTGATTCCATAAATTCTCTAATCAATTGGGgcaaaaagaaattaatctATAATATCATTTCAATCATTCAACGTTGTCAACAAGTTTCCTATGATTTTggtaatcaaaatcaatctCAAGTTGCTCAAAAATCtgatttagttttaaattatttcgaTTCACTTCCAATTGCTTTAGATGAATTACtttataaaatttctttaaaccTTGAACCTcgttcaaattttaataattaa
- the tipB gene encoding hypothetical protein, with protein sequence MSLSSSVSISPSISSSSISNNRNSRDLEDKYGDSVVFPCPSKFEKIIPLDERYITHATFLKNKSSETTFIGLLTSNRFYKVDSDTLKKIWSIDLFDMHSIEGDESPDPKTLRIVYHVKQTPSLVGGLVSGGGGSNGNHNGGGGFDNNNNPEMSPPDSPTIQSRLSSSSSKRGSSSSSSSSSGGGGGGGGGGGGGSGGGSGSGGISNDNYISEKIFITESEEIRDQWLVSLRLLTRQTFQKYFESTFIPAPAIYQLHIYAYKTNRKGKNQIRCILVSTERCYNISIKTPSLEIGKVKWSFPIAALKTLQVFKSAPNILVLTLDNKENSKVKEVQQFILKDLIERNLLTNELRRIYAKLTKQSLTKDEKDELPKKFGKGK encoded by the exons atgtcattatcttcatcagtttcaatttcaccatctatttcttcatcatcaatatcaaataatagaaatagtCGTGATTTAGAAGATAAATATGGAGATTCAGTTGTATTTCCATGTCCctcaaaatttgaaaaaataattccaTTAGATGAAAGATATATAACACAtgcaacttttttaaaaaataaatcttcag aaacaaCATTTATTGGATTATTAACATCAAACAGGTTTTATAAAGTGGATTCAGAtacattaaaaaagatatggTCAATAGATTTATTTGATATGCATTCAATAGAGGGAGATGAATCACCAGATCCAAAGACATTAAGAATTGTATATCATGTAAAACAAACACCATCATTAGTTGGTGGATTAGtgagtggtggtggtggtagtaatgGTAATCATAATGGCGGTGGtggttttgataataataataatccagaAATGTCACCACCTGATTCACCAACGATTCAATCACGTTTATCTAGCAGTAGTTCAAAAAGAGGATCCTCGTCATCATCCTCATCCTCATCTGGCGGAGGTGGTGGAGGTGGAGGTGGCGGTGGCGGTGgcagtggtggtggtagtggtagtggagGAATAAGCAATGATAATTATATATCAgagaaaatatttataacaGAGTCAGAGGAAATCAGGGATCAGTGGTTGGTTTCATTACGTTTATTAACTAGACAAacatttcaaaaatattttgaatcaaCATTTATACCGGCTCCTGCAATTTATCAACTTCACATCTATGCATATAAAACCAATAGAAAAGGTAAGAATCAAATTAGATGTATATTGGTCTCAACTGAAAGATGCTACAATATCAGTATCAAAACTCCCTCTTTAGAAATTGGAAAAGTAAAATGGAGTTTTCCAATAGCTGCTCTAAAAACTCTTCAAGTATTCAAATCTGCTCCAAATATTTTAGTATTAACTTTAGATAATAAGGAAAATTCAAAAGTTAAAGAAGTTCaacaatttatattaaaagatttaattgaaagaaatttatt aaCCAATGAATTAAGAAGAATTTATGcaaaattaacaaaacaatcattaacaaaagatgaaaaagatgaactaccaaaaaaatttggaaaaggaaagtaa